One genomic region from Euzebya tangerina encodes:
- a CDS encoding Fpg/Nei family DNA glycosylase, producing MPEGDTIFRSAKSLDAALAGKTVTAVRTSVTQVRRLVPERLVGQRTREVQARGKHLLHWFEPSDLCLHTHMMMTGSWHLYEPGRSWRKPARHARVVIATQEIEAVLFSAPVIELLSRAQVDRHRSLAALGPDPLEGDATGPVDLEEAERRMAARPETAIGEALLDQRVMAGVGNVYKNEVLFIHAVDPWTPVEEVDEPVRRQLLQTASDLLRANVAHGGPQRITTRRPEDVRRAGRRGSDAVWVYGKGGRPCPRCGSPIDVASLGDQARVTYWCRRCQGPGPR from the coding sequence ATGCCCGAAGGGGACACCATCTTCCGGTCCGCCAAGTCGTTGGACGCGGCCTTGGCCGGCAAGACCGTGACCGCTGTGCGGACCTCCGTGACACAGGTGCGGCGTCTGGTCCCCGAGCGCCTGGTCGGCCAACGGACACGGGAGGTCCAGGCTCGCGGCAAGCACCTCCTCCACTGGTTCGAACCCAGCGACCTGTGCCTGCACACCCACATGATGATGACCGGCTCGTGGCACCTGTACGAGCCGGGCCGATCGTGGCGCAAGCCGGCACGACATGCGCGGGTGGTGATCGCAACGCAGGAGATCGAGGCCGTGCTGTTCAGCGCGCCGGTGATCGAGCTGCTGTCCCGCGCCCAGGTCGATCGGCACCGGTCGTTGGCGGCGCTCGGCCCCGATCCACTGGAGGGTGATGCCACCGGGCCCGTCGACCTCGAGGAGGCGGAGCGGCGCATGGCCGCCCGACCCGAGACGGCCATCGGGGAGGCGCTGCTCGACCAGCGGGTCATGGCCGGCGTCGGGAACGTCTACAAGAACGAGGTGCTGTTCATCCACGCGGTCGACCCCTGGACACCCGTGGAGGAGGTGGACGAGCCCGTCCGGCGCCAGCTGCTGCAGACCGCCTCGGACCTCCTCCGGGCCAACGTGGCCCACGGCGGTCCCCAGCGCATCACGACCCGGCGGCCGGAGGACGTGCGTCGGGCAGGGCGGCGCGGGTCTGACGCGGTCTGGGTCTACGGCAAGGGCGGGCGACCCTGCCCTCGGTGCGGGTCCCCGATCGACGTGGCCTCCCTGGGCGATCAGGCTCGCGTGACGTACTGGTGTCGCCGGTGCCAGGGGCCCGGACCGCGGTAG
- a CDS encoding FKBP-type peptidyl-prolyl cis-trans isomerase, with translation MFTNLRPTRVLLLLLMTVALVATGCADAEDGAATVDEDQTAADEPSAAPADGDEGAPEDGAGSEAAAGTPDGPATSTDSAGVEVTGEPGTKPEVSLPGGEPPTELVVVDLIEGDGDQVPEGATVTTDYVGVSWLNDGVEFDSSWDRGEPATFPLNGVIPGWTNGIPGMREGGRRLLIIPPDQAYGAQAPSPDIAANDTLVFVIDMVSFERPPEPVEPGTDDAGVEVSGEPGEEPQITLPGGEPPAELLVVDLIEGDGEEAPAGSIVTTQYVGVSWTNDGEKFDASWDRGEPATFPLSNVIEGWTRGIPGMRVGGRRLLVIPPEQAYGAEARGEDIAPNDTLVFVIDLVDVNQ, from the coding sequence ATGTTCACGAACCTGCGCCCTACGCGCGTCCTGTTGTTGTTGCTGATGACCGTGGCGCTGGTGGCGACCGGCTGTGCGGATGCCGAGGACGGGGCGGCCACCGTCGACGAGGACCAGACGGCCGCTGATGAGCCCTCGGCGGCTCCTGCGGACGGGGACGAGGGGGCTCCTGAGGACGGGGCGGGCTCGGAGGCTGCCGCCGGGACGCCGGACGGCCCTGCCACATCGACGGACAGCGCTGGGGTCGAGGTCACGGGCGAGCCGGGAACCAAGCCGGAGGTATCCCTGCCGGGTGGCGAACCCCCGACCGAGCTCGTGGTCGTCGATCTGATCGAGGGCGACGGCGATCAGGTTCCCGAGGGGGCTACGGTGACAACCGACTACGTCGGGGTGTCGTGGCTCAACGACGGGGTGGAGTTCGACTCCTCTTGGGACCGTGGCGAGCCGGCGACGTTCCCCCTCAACGGCGTGATCCCCGGCTGGACGAACGGGATTCCGGGCATGCGAGAAGGCGGCCGGCGCCTGCTGATCATCCCGCCCGACCAGGCGTACGGGGCACAGGCGCCCTCACCCGACATCGCCGCCAACGACACGCTGGTGTTCGTCATCGACATGGTCTCCTTCGAGCGGCCGCCCGAGCCGGTCGAGCCTGGCACGGACGATGCTGGCGTCGAGGTCAGCGGGGAGCCTGGCGAAGAGCCGCAGATCACCCTCCCGGGCGGTGAGCCGCCGGCCGAGTTGCTGGTCGTGGACCTCATCGAGGGGGACGGGGAGGAGGCCCCGGCGGGCTCGATCGTCACCACGCAGTACGTCGGCGTCTCGTGGACGAACGACGGCGAGAAGTTCGACGCGTCGTGGGACCGGGGAGAGCCAGCCACCTTCCCGCTCAGCAACGTCATCGAGGGGTGGACCCGCGGAATCCCGGGTATGCGGGTTGGTGGACGGAGGCTGCTGGTCATCCCACCCGAGCAGGCCTACGGTGCCGAAGCTCGTGGCGAGGACATCGCACCGAACGACACCTTGGTCTTCGTCATCGATCTGGTCGACGTCAACCAGTAG
- a CDS encoding FKBP-type peptidyl-prolyl cis-trans isomerase has product MSAVQVAGQKTDKPVITLPGGEPPTELEITDLIEGDGAEVPAQATVTVHYVGVSWKNGGQQFDASWDRGDTISFGLNQVIAGWTKGIPGMKVGGRRMLVIPPDMGYGAQSPTPAIAPNDTLVFVIDLVAVR; this is encoded by the coding sequence ATGTCAGCCGTCCAGGTAGCCGGCCAGAAGACCGACAAGCCCGTCATCACCCTCCCCGGCGGTGAGCCGCCGACCGAACTGGAGATCACGGATCTGATCGAGGGGGATGGTGCGGAGGTGCCCGCGCAGGCCACGGTCACCGTGCACTACGTCGGCGTGTCGTGGAAGAACGGGGGCCAGCAGTTCGACGCCTCGTGGGACCGCGGCGACACGATCAGCTTCGGCCTGAACCAGGTCATCGCCGGCTGGACGAAGGGGATCCCGGGGATGAAGGTCGGGGGTCGCCGGATGCTCGTCATCCCGCCGGACATGGGCTACGGCGCCCAGTCGCCGACGCCTGCGATCGCCCCGAACGACACTCTGGTCTTCGTGATCGACCTGGTGGCCGTTCGCTAG
- a CDS encoding YqgE/AlgH family protein: MSDLLQPARGRLLVATPALSDPNFAGSVVLLLEHDEEGSAGLVLNQPSELTLAEAMTAERLALNNTDPPVIFVGGPVQPESAVVLARARDLSAFDEDRRVVGDVGVLALSGDPVATLAEAPAFRVFAGYSGWGPGQLADEIEAGSWFVVKGEADDVFAAELDSLWERVLRRQGGLLSTATDNPELN; the protein is encoded by the coding sequence TTGTCCGATCTGCTGCAGCCCGCCAGAGGCAGACTCCTCGTCGCCACTCCGGCACTCTCGGACCCCAACTTCGCAGGCAGCGTCGTGCTGCTGCTCGAGCACGACGAGGAGGGCTCTGCCGGGCTTGTCCTGAACCAGCCCAGCGAGCTGACGTTGGCCGAGGCCATGACCGCCGAGCGTCTCGCCCTGAACAACACCGACCCGCCGGTCATCTTCGTCGGCGGACCGGTGCAGCCGGAGTCGGCCGTCGTCCTTGCCAGGGCCCGGGACCTCTCCGCCTTCGACGAGGACCGGCGTGTGGTTGGTGACGTGGGCGTGCTGGCGCTCTCAGGCGATCCGGTGGCCACGCTGGCCGAGGCGCCGGCCTTCAGGGTCTTCGCCGGGTACTCGGGCTGGGGTCCGGGTCAGCTGGCCGACGAGATCGAAGCGGGCAGCTGGTTCGTCGTGAAGGGTGAGGCCGACGACGTGTTCGCCGCCGAACTCGACAGCCTCTGGGAGCGGGTGCTCAGGCGTCAGGGCGGCCTGTTGTCGACCGCCACGGACAACCCCGAGCTGAACTAG
- a CDS encoding PaaX family transcriptional regulator C-terminal domain-containing protein: MKARSALFTVFGDLVRPAGGEAWLSTLTACMETLDFSAPAVRTALHRMTAEGWVEPRKAGRYAAYRLTEKGVARLEEAATRIYRLKGQEWDGRWRLLLCPTLRDGDTLAALEWLGYGLVQDGVWAHPHPHPESARSLVSGVPGLESSVEWLDEVLVEDSAALAARAWELEELRDGHTAFLERWSGVTPSAEPGEAMGMRLRLIHEWRSFLFQDPGLPTDVLGEDWPGADAALVFARVYEQLQRPSWRFYVEQQESVPAEGPDLTVIADHNPFAKGLSVMQRG, encoded by the coding sequence GTGAAGGCCAGGTCAGCGCTCTTCACCGTCTTCGGCGACCTGGTCCGACCGGCGGGAGGGGAGGCCTGGCTGTCAACGCTGACCGCATGCATGGAGACGCTCGACTTCTCCGCCCCCGCCGTGCGGACGGCCCTGCACCGAATGACGGCGGAGGGGTGGGTCGAGCCGCGAAAGGCCGGTCGGTACGCCGCGTATCGCTTGACGGAGAAGGGCGTTGCGCGACTGGAGGAGGCGGCCACACGCATCTATCGGCTCAAGGGCCAGGAGTGGGACGGCCGCTGGCGGCTGCTGCTCTGCCCGACGTTGCGGGACGGTGACACGCTGGCCGCGCTCGAGTGGCTGGGATACGGACTGGTCCAGGACGGTGTCTGGGCGCACCCGCATCCGCATCCCGAGAGTGCTCGTTCCCTCGTGTCCGGGGTACCGGGGCTCGAGTCGTCGGTCGAGTGGCTGGACGAGGTTCTGGTCGAGGACAGTGCGGCGCTGGCCGCCCGGGCCTGGGAGCTGGAGGAGTTGCGAGACGGGCACACGGCATTCCTGGAACGGTGGTCGGGCGTCACACCATCCGCTGAGCCCGGGGAGGCCATGGGGATGCGCTTGCGCCTGATCCACGAGTGGCGATCGTTCTTGTTCCAGGACCCTGGGTTGCCGACGGACGTGCTGGGCGAGGACTGGCCGGGCGCGGACGCCGCTCTGGTCTTCGCCCGCGTGTACGAGCAGCTCCAGCGGCCGTCGTGGCGCTTCTACGTCGAGCAGCAGGAGTCGGTCCCGGCAGAGGGGCCGGATCTGACGGTGATCGCCGATCACAACCCCTTCGCCAAGGGCCTGTCGGTGATGCAGCGCGGCTGA
- a CDS encoding thioesterase, FlK family: protein MRSTVADDDRPTGAPADREGTYGTGAMIRDVEEVSRFISSLMMGEGSYPEVAAVSLEHHFAVPVGSAVELRATVTEASSHKMVTDVVIKAGDRAAASATLTQTLPESG, encoded by the coding sequence ATGCGCAGCACCGTCGCGGATGACGACCGGCCAACTGGCGCGCCGGCTGACCGGGAGGGCACCTACGGGACGGGAGCCATGATCCGCGATGTCGAGGAGGTGTCGCGCTTCATCTCGTCGCTGATGATGGGAGAGGGGTCCTACCCCGAGGTGGCTGCGGTGAGCCTCGAGCATCACTTCGCCGTGCCCGTCGGCAGTGCCGTGGAGTTGCGGGCGACTGTCACCGAGGCCAGCAGCCACAAGATGGTCACCGACGTGGTCATCAAGGCCGGAGATCGTGCGGCCGCCTCGGCCACGCTCACCCAGACGCTGCCGGAGTCCGGTTAG
- a CDS encoding cupin domain-containing protein, which produces MSNADGPGDGVSTEPKPVDLRDYVEFDVDGPTSRRAMLTDVLALDVICLEPQQTVEARTFETADAVYTVLGGQAWVVTDDGEVTLTALQAILVPAGVPHGLRNLSADPLILQVVTSPPDETPVLAIGASPVAIAEHEAEAARPGLVDRLRRTLGSG; this is translated from the coding sequence ATGAGCAATGCCGACGGGCCAGGCGACGGCGTGTCGACCGAACCGAAGCCGGTGGACCTCCGGGACTACGTGGAGTTCGACGTCGACGGGCCCACGTCGCGACGGGCCATGCTGACGGACGTCTTGGCGCTGGACGTGATCTGCCTCGAGCCACAGCAGACCGTCGAGGCACGGACGTTCGAGACGGCTGACGCCGTGTACACCGTCCTCGGCGGCCAAGCCTGGGTCGTGACCGACGACGGCGAGGTCACCCTCACGGCGCTCCAGGCGATCCTGGTTCCCGCCGGGGTTCCGCACGGCTTGCGAAACCTGTCCGCGGACCCGCTCATCCTGCAGGTCGTGACCAGCCCGCCGGACGAAACCCCGGTCCTCGCGATCGGGGCCAGTCCCGTGGCCATCGCAGAGCATGAAGCAGAGGCGGCCCGGCCAGGGCTCGTCGACCGACTACGTCGCACCCTTGGGAGTGGATGA
- a CDS encoding leucyl aminopeptidase: MTTSLTHTTGPLTDADADAIAALIPADEDARAAILTPLGESLGVDLAAAIAAVDVTGEAGDVARIPVGGRLLVLCGTGQSPDAEALRKAAGRAVRNAPKDSSVAVLAEGSVEEVQAIAEGAGLGAYAYTTYRKKPHEVPTVSGVVIISDVEGAADAVSRAAVVATAVSAARDMVNCPPEHKRPPTLAATMSELVADSGVTVKIFDEDELVEGGFGGIMGVGRGSSEPPRLVELTYEPDGWETHVAIIGKGITFDSGGLSLKPWKSMLTMKCDMAGAAAVAATLSACAATGVSAKVTGLCALAENMPSGSATRPSDVLVHRGGSTVEVMNTDAEGRLVMADALAYANESEPDVLIDLATLTGAQVVSLGDDVAAIMGTDEGLVGALEAAAEAAGEQIWELPLVEAYTETLKSTVADLKNIGKPGHAGTITAGLFLKHFAGDEVPWAHLDIAGPAFREATDGAYLSAGGTGFGVRTLLRYLTSL, encoded by the coding sequence GTGACTACCAGCCTCACCCACACCACCGGCCCACTCACCGACGCCGACGCTGATGCGATCGCCGCCCTGATCCCTGCCGACGAGGACGCCCGAGCCGCGATCCTCACGCCGCTCGGGGAGTCGCTCGGCGTCGACCTGGCCGCCGCCATCGCCGCAGTCGACGTCACCGGCGAAGCTGGCGATGTCGCGCGCATTCCAGTCGGAGGTCGCCTGCTGGTGCTCTGTGGGACGGGCCAGTCGCCGGACGCCGAAGCGCTGCGCAAGGCCGCGGGCCGCGCGGTCCGCAACGCGCCGAAGGACAGCTCCGTCGCCGTTCTCGCAGAGGGGTCCGTGGAGGAGGTCCAGGCCATCGCGGAGGGTGCCGGACTGGGCGCCTACGCCTACACGACGTACCGCAAGAAGCCCCACGAGGTCCCGACCGTCAGTGGCGTCGTGATCATCAGCGACGTCGAGGGTGCGGCTGACGCGGTTTCCCGTGCGGCGGTTGTGGCGACAGCGGTGAGCGCGGCGCGCGACATGGTCAACTGCCCGCCGGAGCACAAGCGGCCTCCGACGCTCGCCGCGACCATGAGCGAGCTGGTCGCCGACTCGGGCGTGACGGTCAAGATCTTCGACGAGGACGAGCTGGTCGAGGGCGGCTTCGGCGGGATCATGGGCGTCGGCAGGGGGTCCTCGGAGCCACCTCGACTGGTTGAGCTCACCTACGAGCCCGACGGGTGGGAGACCCACGTCGCGATCATCGGGAAGGGGATCACGTTCGACTCGGGTGGCCTCTCGCTCAAGCCGTGGAAGTCCATGCTGACGATGAAGTGCGACATGGCTGGTGCGGCTGCGGTGGCCGCAACGCTCTCGGCCTGTGCGGCCACAGGCGTGTCGGCAAAGGTGACCGGGTTGTGTGCCCTGGCGGAGAACATGCCCTCGGGCTCAGCCACCCGTCCCAGTGACGTCCTGGTGCACCGGGGCGGCTCGACGGTCGAGGTGATGAACACGGACGCGGAGGGCCGACTGGTGATGGCCGACGCGCTGGCCTACGCCAACGAGTCGGAGCCCGACGTGTTGATCGACCTGGCGACCTTGACCGGTGCCCAGGTGGTGTCCCTCGGGGACGACGTGGCCGCGATCATGGGGACCGACGAGGGGCTGGTCGGTGCGCTCGAGGCCGCCGCCGAGGCGGCGGGCGAGCAGATCTGGGAACTCCCGCTTGTCGAGGCCTACACCGAGACGCTCAAGTCGACGGTGGCCGACCTGAAGAACATCGGGAAGCCCGGTCACGCGGGGACGATAACCGCCGGGCTGTTCCTCAAGCACTTCGCCGGCGACGAGGTGCCGTGGGCGCACCTGGACATCGCTGGCCCGGCCTTCCGGGAGGCCACGGACGGGGCCTATCTGAGCGCGGGCGGCACCGGCTTCGGGGTGCGTACCCTCCTGCGCTACCTCACCAGCCTGTAG
- a CDS encoding thioesterase family protein, with translation MSNASSTTLPDPAALVGTTGSVELTVATGDTAIALGSGDVEVLATPRVVALAEEAACAALAGSLDPQMTTVGVRVELDHIQASQVGSIVVATATVTAVEGRKVDFALSVMEEEAEVARGSHRRVIARREVFAT, from the coding sequence ATGTCGAACGCATCGTCCACCACACTCCCTGATCCCGCCGCTCTCGTCGGCACGACCGGCTCGGTCGAGCTGACGGTCGCAACCGGCGACACCGCCATCGCGCTGGGGTCGGGGGACGTCGAGGTCCTGGCGACCCCCCGGGTCGTCGCCCTGGCTGAGGAGGCGGCCTGCGCCGCGCTGGCCGGCTCGCTCGATCCGCAGATGACCACGGTCGGTGTCCGGGTGGAGCTGGACCACATCCAGGCGAGCCAGGTGGGCTCGATCGTGGTGGCGACCGCCACCGTGACCGCGGTGGAGGGCCGGAAGGTCGACTTCGCACTGTCGGTGATGGAGGAGGAGGCCGAGGTGGCTCGTGGCAGCCACCGGCGCGTGATCGCCCGCCGCGAGGTCTTCGCCACCTGA